The Mangifera indica cultivar Alphonso chromosome 8, CATAS_Mindica_2.1, whole genome shotgun sequence genome has a window encoding:
- the LOC123223981 gene encoding pentatricopeptide repeat-containing protein At1g12775, mitochondrial-like: protein MESGLKPTYGTYIQGLCSAGCVEHALEFIRDLKCRHQPLNAYCYNAIIQRFCRNGELYEALKVLEEMKSHNISLDVYSYSILVDGFCNVGDAMTGLNLIKEMEHNNIKPSLDDMDSALKLLEEMITNNLNPIDFGFIQMIHRFCKLGVLEKDLELLSMMLQIGLSPNTYTFNIIADEYCKREHLEKALKLIDAMQCCGIISNSYTYSKIINRLCKVKKPGNTLELLPQMFKKNILPEIVHYATIVDGYAKHANPKKALRLYSKIVKAGMEPDRVTYSAI, encoded by the exons ATGGAGAGTGGGTTAAAGCCAACATATGGTACGTATATTCAGGGACTTTGCAGTGCAGGTTGTGTTGAACATGCTTTGGAGTTTATTCGGGATCTGAAATGTAGACATCAACCTCTCAATGCTTATTGTTATAATGCTATTATTCAAAGATTCTGCCGAAATGGTGAACTATATGAAGCTTTGAAGGTTTTGGAAGAAATGAAGAGCCACAATATATCACTGGATGTTTATAGCTACAGCATTTTAGTTGATGGGTTTTGCAATGTAGGAGATGCTATGACAGGTCTCAATTTGATCAAGGAGATGGAACACAATAATATAAAACCTTCCCTG GATGATATGGATTCTGCCTTGAAACTTTTAGAGGAGATGATCACCAATAATTTAAACCCTATTGACTTCGGTTTTATCCAAATGATTCACAGGTTCTGCAAACTGGGAGTATTAGAAAAAGACTTGGAACTTTTAAGTATGATGCTGCAGATTGGCCTGTCACCAAATACCTATACTTTCAACATTATTGCTGATGAATATTGCAAAAGAGAGCATTTGGAGAAAGCATTGAAACTTATAGATGCAATGCAATGTTGCGGCATTATTTCCAACTCGTACACATATAGCAAAATCATAAATAGGCTTTGCAAGGTCAAAAAACCAGGAAACACATTGGAACTTCTTCCTCAAATGTTTAAGAAGAATATATTACCTGAAATTGTTCATTATGCTACCATTGTAGATGGATATGCTAAACACGCAAACCCGAAGAAGGCTTTGAGGTTGTACTCAAAAATTGTCAAAGCTGGGATGGAACCTGACAGAGTTACATATTCTGCTATTTGA
- the LOC123222846 gene encoding uncharacterized protein LOC123222846 isoform X2 produces the protein MSSSAVDAEAPDLVCQLDNVHGMVDALSAVRWKRHQLFMKYEYSAQGRPRFGVSLGLFVDCLNTFSVPGHSSLIEIRYPGPDMELLLKSVHSPDASIYAEIRTRIPDTISWDYNFEPAGNTPLSFTVKSAALKEAIDDLEWPGSSIQIKLQPDPPSVTFKGEGHGDLQIDLMYYVNTDLLMAFNCDHEVSYRYKYKFLRATTSNIPSSAIKDNRGSKLTIGRGGMLKVQHLVSVARSCTPHPHIDSAGYQQPSRIAFVEFFVKPEEDLDTAEEHVPDFV, from the exons ATGAGCTCCTCGGCGGTAGACGCAGAAGCACCAGATCTGGTGTGCCAGCTCGACAATGTTCATGGCATGGTTGATGCTCTCTCCGCCGTCCGATGGAAACGCCACCAG CTTTTTATGAAATATGAGTACAGCGCGCAAGGACGCCCTAGGTTTGGAGTGAGCTTGGGACTTTTTGTTGATTGCCTGAACACATTTTCGGTTCCTGGGCATTCAAGCTTGATTGAAATACGATATCCCGGGCCTGACATGGAGCTTCTTCTCAA ATCTGTACATTCACCAGATGCTAGCATCTACGCAGAAATCAGGACAAGAATACCAGATACAATTTCATGGGACTACAATTTTGAACCTGCAGGAAACACGCCTCTCAGTTTTACCGTCAAG TCTGCAGCACTGAAGGAAGCTATTGACGACCTTGAGTGGCCAGGATCAAGCATCCAGATAAAACTGCAACCTGATCCCCCTTCTGTTACCTTCAAAGGAGAAGGTCATGGAGACTTGCAG ATAGACTTGATGTATTATGTAAACACTGATCTTTTGATGGCATTTAACTGTGATCATGAAGTCTCTTACAG ATATAAGTACAAGTTTCTCCGAGCAACAACTTCAAATATACCCAGCAGTGCTATAAAGGATAACAGAGGAAGTAAGTTGACTATTGGGAGAGGTGGAATGTTAAAAGTCCAGCACTTGGTTTCTGTGGCTAGATCCTGTACTCCACACCCGCACATTGATTCTGCTGGATATCAACAACCCAGTCGAATTGCTTTTGTTGAGTTCTTTGTCAAGCCTGAGGAAGATTTAGACACT GCTGAGGAGCATGTACCAGATTTTGTGTAA
- the LOC123222846 gene encoding uncharacterized protein LOC123222846 isoform X1 produces MSSSAVDAEAPDLVCQLDNVHGMVDALSAVRWKRHQDAIIELSEHGIVLIVEESGCLQGKVYLKRELFMKYEYSAQGRPRFGVSLGLFVDCLNTFSVPGHSSLIEIRYPGPDMELLLKSVHSPDASIYAEIRTRIPDTISWDYNFEPAGNTPLSFTVKSAALKEAIDDLEWPGSSIQIKLQPDPPSVTFKGEGHGDLQIDLMYYVNTDLLMAFNCDHEVSYRYKYKFLRATTSNIPSSAIKDNRGSKLTIGRGGMLKVQHLVSVARSCTPHPHIDSAGYQQPSRIAFVEFFVKPEEDLDTAEEHVPDFV; encoded by the exons ATGAGCTCCTCGGCGGTAGACGCAGAAGCACCAGATCTGGTGTGCCAGCTCGACAATGTTCATGGCATGGTTGATGCTCTCTCCGCCGTCCGATGGAAACGCCACCAG GATGCGATAATCGAATTATCAGAACACGGCATCGTTTTGATAGTTGAGGAATCCGGTTGTCTCCAAGGCAAAGTGTATCTTAAACGTGAG CTTTTTATGAAATATGAGTACAGCGCGCAAGGACGCCCTAGGTTTGGAGTGAGCTTGGGACTTTTTGTTGATTGCCTGAACACATTTTCGGTTCCTGGGCATTCAAGCTTGATTGAAATACGATATCCCGGGCCTGACATGGAGCTTCTTCTCAA ATCTGTACATTCACCAGATGCTAGCATCTACGCAGAAATCAGGACAAGAATACCAGATACAATTTCATGGGACTACAATTTTGAACCTGCAGGAAACACGCCTCTCAGTTTTACCGTCAAG TCTGCAGCACTGAAGGAAGCTATTGACGACCTTGAGTGGCCAGGATCAAGCATCCAGATAAAACTGCAACCTGATCCCCCTTCTGTTACCTTCAAAGGAGAAGGTCATGGAGACTTGCAG ATAGACTTGATGTATTATGTAAACACTGATCTTTTGATGGCATTTAACTGTGATCATGAAGTCTCTTACAG ATATAAGTACAAGTTTCTCCGAGCAACAACTTCAAATATACCCAGCAGTGCTATAAAGGATAACAGAGGAAGTAAGTTGACTATTGGGAGAGGTGGAATGTTAAAAGTCCAGCACTTGGTTTCTGTGGCTAGATCCTGTACTCCACACCCGCACATTGATTCTGCTGGATATCAACAACCCAGTCGAATTGCTTTTGTTGAGTTCTTTGTCAAGCCTGAGGAAGATTTAGACACT GCTGAGGAGCATGTACCAGATTTTGTGTAA